A single window of Helicobacter macacae MIT 99-5501 DNA harbors:
- a CDS encoding radical SAM protein, giving the protein MLRFYLGLTRQEWRIFKERNLNLCAIILQNHAVLKEKYLQKWWYLRWLLRRFKHKRIVRLEKIKLFFTRKVSVPTMDFNITTRCTLKCQDCGSLMPLYTKEQHFDESLDSFKIRLDALLNNVSHIYQFKIIGGEPLLNKDFAGIVDYACSKKQILLVQITTNGTILPSPQVLESLIRNKDRIQIFVSNYTLHNKTKYDELLNLLAQNDIPHDTVRNASDFRWIQRGDIFARNRDKEGIKNTFWNCWQRDCVSYFEGRYLVCTRAYWIEKALNPNINLNDGINLNITATNGGGGGINPTKTCRVNLSNFIPKNLLEFVIIATILVRDISKLMLGFKLNDKSRHCGKSARIFVAICDRFVIARFCIAKSWQSILFLWIASLHFVRLAMTKQPKFQHKGA; this is encoded by the coding sequence ATGCTAAGATTTTACTTAGGACTTACAAGGCAAGAGTGGCGGATTTTTAAGGAGCGCAATCTAAATCTTTGCGCTATTATTTTGCAAAATCACGCGGTTTTGAAAGAAAAATATTTACAAAAATGGTGGTATTTGCGGTGGCTTTTGCGTAGATTCAAGCACAAAAGAATAGTGCGACTTGAAAAAATCAAGCTATTTTTCACGCGCAAAGTTTCCGTGCCGACTATGGACTTTAACATTACCACGCGTTGCACTTTGAAGTGCCAAGATTGCGGTAGTCTTATGCCACTATATACCAAAGAACAGCACTTTGATGAGAGTTTGGATAGCTTTAAGATTCGGCTTGATGCTTTGCTTAACAATGTTAGCCATATTTATCAGTTTAAAATCATCGGTGGAGAGCCATTGCTTAACAAAGACTTTGCGGGTATAGTGGATTATGCGTGTAGCAAAAAGCAGATTTTGCTTGTCCAAATCACTACAAATGGCACGATTTTGCCCTCGCCCCAAGTGCTAGAATCACTTATTCGCAACAAAGATAGAATCCAAATTTTTGTCTCAAACTACACGCTACACAATAAAACAAAATACGATGAGTTGCTTAATCTTTTGGCGCAAAATGACATTCCACACGATACCGTGCGCAATGCAAGTGATTTTAGGTGGATTCAAAGGGGCGATATTTTTGCTAGAAATAGAGACAAAGAGGGCATTAAGAACACTTTTTGGAATTGTTGGCAAAGGGATTGCGTTTCGTATTTTGAGGGGCGATATTTGGTTTGCACGAGGGCATATTGGATTGAAAAAGCGTTAAATCCAAATATCAATCTAAATGATGGTATCAACCTTAATATAACCGCTACAAATGGGGGGGGGGGGGGAATCAACCCCACAAAAACTTGTCGCGTGAATTTATCAAATTTTATACCAAAGAATCTTTTGGAGTTTGTGATTATTGCCACAATCTTAGTGAGGGATATAAGCAAATTGATGCTGGGATTCAAGTTAAATGATAAAAGCCGTCATTGCGGGAAATCCGCAAGGATTTTCGTAGCAATATGCGATAGATTCGTCATTGCGAGATTTTGCATAGCAAAATCGTGGCAATCCATATTGTTTTTGTGGATTGCTTCGTTGCACTTTGTGCGCCTCGCAATGACAAAACAACCAAAATTTCAACACAAAGGAGCATAA
- the rsfS gene encoding ribosome silencing factor has product MTKKNTSTQTNIAKRADKIRDLLDSKKGENIAIYDLEDKDYIAQCVIITTALAGKHSFALLDFLRSELKPLGEVFYSTDEESEDWIIADLGEIMVHIFTENTRKRFNLEEFLENYFQARRYDLHKSN; this is encoded by the coding sequence TTGACAAAAAAAAATACAAGCACTCAAACAAATATCGCAAAAAGAGCAGATAAAATCCGTGATTTGCTAGATAGCAAAAAGGGCGAAAATATCGCAATCTATGATTTGGAGGACAAAGACTATATCGCACAATGTGTCATCATCACTACCGCGCTTGCTGGCAAGCACTCTTTTGCATTGCTAGATTTTCTAAGAAGTGAGCTAAAGCCACTAGGCGAGGTGTTTTATAGCACTGATGAGGAGAGTGAGGATTGGATTATCGCGGATTTGGGCGAAATAATGGTGCATATTTTTACCGAAAACACGCGCAAACGATTCAACCTAGAGGAATTTTTAGAAAACTATTTTCAAGCAAGACGCTATGACTTACACAAATCCAACTAA
- a CDS encoding nucleotidyltransferase family protein — translation MRKTTKSMQNHTNIKHIIIQAGGKGTRLEGLTRNKPKCLVPYDNLPIIFHLFRKFEGARFTIIADYKIEVLQKYLTIFAKGVDYRILRAKDEGTIAGIGEAISDFSESEPFMIIWCDLILSKAFKLPNFAKNYAQNSINSTSTNITPPPPNLRAKSRANRIMIAS, via the coding sequence ATGCGTAAAACCACAAAATCTATGCAAAATCACACAAACATAAAGCATATCATTATCCAAGCAGGTGGCAAAGGCACACGCCTAGAGGGACTTACGCGCAATAAGCCCAAATGCCTTGTGCCTTATGATAATCTGCCTATCATTTTTCATCTTTTTAGGAAATTTGAGGGCGCGAGATTCACTATAATTGCGGATTATAAAATCGAGGTTTTGCAAAAATATCTCACTATCTTTGCCAAAGGCGTGGATTATAGGATTTTGCGTGCAAAAGATGAAGGCACGATTGCTGGAATCGGCGAGGCGATAAGTGATTTTAGTGAGAGTGAGCCTTTTATGATTATTTGGTGTGATTTGATTTTATCAAAAGCATTTAAGTTGCCAAATTTTGCCAAAAATTACGCACAAAATAGCATAAATTCTACTTCTACAAATATTACCCCCCCCCCCCCCAATTTACGCGCGAAATCTCGCGCGAATCGCATAATGATAGCAAGTTAG
- the murI gene encoding glutamate racemase, whose protein sequence is MTKPMTKVGIFDSGIGGLSVAKSVLEARMFAQAVYYGDTARVPYGVKDRDTIVRFALECLEFFAPHNIDMLLVACNTVSAYALETMQKKASFPIVGVIEAGVKACINALDDKDSPTLIIGTKATIDSKQYEKRLREAGYTRFVSKDTGLFVPLVEEGLYRGKGEVVLDSALHFYLDEFLDSPALGRAKPQAVILGCTHFPLISKQIGEFFGGESVLIHSGEAIVELLESNFNLRRNAFEITHIDFYASSDIDGLKSKAKIWLQ, encoded by the coding sequence ATGACAAAACCAATGACAAAGGTAGGAATTTTTGATAGTGGCATAGGTGGCTTAAGTGTGGCAAAGTCCGTGCTTGAAGCGCGAATGTTTGCTCAAGCAGTGTATTATGGCGACACCGCGCGCGTGCCTTATGGTGTCAAAGACCGTGATACGATTGTGCGATTTGCGCTTGAGTGCTTGGAGTTTTTCGCTCCGCACAATATTGATATGCTACTTGTGGCGTGCAACACCGTGAGTGCTTATGCCCTAGAAACTATGCAAAAAAAAGCTAGCTTCCCCATAGTAGGCGTAATCGAAGCGGGTGTCAAAGCCTGCATAAACGCGCTAGATGACAAAGATTCTCCCACGCTCATCATCGGCACAAAAGCCACCATAGATTCTAAGCAGTATGAGAAGCGACTAAGAGAAGCGGGATACACGCGCTTTGTAAGCAAAGATACAGGGCTATTTGTCCCGCTTGTAGAGGAGGGACTATATCGTGGCAAGGGCGAAGTGGTGCTAGATTCTGCACTTCATTTTTATTTAGATGAGTTTTTGGACTCTCCCGCACTTGGGAGGGCAAAACCTCAAGCCGTGATTTTGGGCTGCACGCATTTCCCGCTTATCTCTAAGCAGATTGGGGAGTTTTTTGGCGGGGAGAGTGTGCTAATTCATTCGGGCGAAGCGATTGTGGAGCTACTAGAATCAAACTTCAATCTACGCAGAAACGCCTTTGAAATCACACATATTGATTTTTATGCTTCAAGTGATATAGATGGACTAAAAAGCAAGGCAAAGATATGGCTACAATAA
- a CDS encoding BspA family leucine-rich repeat surface protein, translating to MAKYTPQTRNELEKILLDFSLNLADIDTSAITDMAYLFRDSNRTDFSGIESWDTSSVVSMECMFQNAKYFNHNINKWNVSNVKNMASMFEGAESFNKPLDKWDTSSVTNMRDLFCNAQNFNQNINTWNVSKVESMTCMFHGAKRFNQPLDKWDTSSVISIKGMFGNATAFNQPLNQWDTSKVPEMIAVFSGAKSFNQPLDKWSVSNVETMDRMFANAESFNQALDSWDTSKVLIMDNIFYNAKSFNQNLDLWNVGNVRLMDNAFDGSAMELSPPKWLKRNR from the coding sequence ATGGCTAAATACACACCACAAACAAGAAATGAGCTAGAAAAAATACTGCTAGATTTTTCACTAAATCTAGCCGACATTGACACTTCAGCTATCACAGATATGGCTTATCTTTTTAGGGATTCAAATCGCACAGATTTTAGCGGGATTGAGAGCTGGGATACAAGTAGTGTAGTTAGTATGGAATGTATGTTTCAAAATGCAAAATATTTCAATCACAACATAAACAAGTGGAATGTCTCAAATGTAAAAAATATGGCTAGTATGTTTGAGGGTGCAGAGAGTTTCAATAAGCCACTAGACAAATGGGACACAAGTAGCGTTACAAATATGCGTGATTTGTTTTGTAATGCGCAAAACTTCAACCAAAACATAAACACTTGGAATGTATCCAAAGTAGAGAGTATGACTTGTATGTTTCACGGAGCAAAAAGATTTAACCAACCGCTAGATAAATGGGATACTTCAAGTGTGATAAGCATAAAAGGTATGTTTGGCAATGCCACTGCGTTTAATCAGCCACTAAATCAATGGGACACTTCCAAAGTCCCTGAAATGATAGCGGTTTTTTCTGGGGCAAAGAGCTTTAATCAGCCGCTAGATAAGTGGAGCGTAAGCAATGTAGAAACTATGGATAGAATGTTTGCAAACGCAGAGTCATTCAACCAAGCATTAGATTCTTGGGATACTTCAAAAGTTTTGATTATGGATAATATCTTTTATAACGCAAAATCTTTTAACCAAAATTTGGATTTGTGGAATGTAGGCAATGTGCGACTTATGGACAACGCATTTGATGGCTCGGCAATGGAGCTATCTCCACCTAAGTGGCTTAAAAGAAACCGCTGA
- a CDS encoding AAA family ATPase, protein MTEQQLWSMRQREKNQKQIYARKEAIAREAKREAKEIDLKKNPPKVYISKKEHWKNHNAKVATLTLASNFGRSFVDRYDFENLFENNIKEIKLISTSEAVRLLKPYYTQFCYPAFVKDNFELLQSIGLSRAECDTLAYISVLYGRAKAFDEDKINLSMHAQLISRIFGYRSAVIKDILQIDSKLSKTGFVNISSNLGSGFSSDMLDLVFGVPLSVNTLIKKIGYKQSPSALKLDDFSYMRQKVDMLLHYAKCSKNGSILLYGKAGVGKSELVSVIAKELGKEMICVKNIIINDEERKGAKAEKRMSAFALMQHTLSSDKHIVLYDECEDTICYNALERKAGINTMLENTKLVNFFVSNSNQMDPAFLRRFDIVCEIKPPPKHKKISLIQSLLDKRKITLDTPLLEAVATNQYLTQGNLIKSANVASKFAKKDVQKIFIKCINETLRAKNVAPIKPKKPKESKEAKESGKMPYSMELIECSTDIVCLSQNIKALCEKPKCKSPLALAKKAAKKEGREFDRDFLLDFSGKAQVVPKSSKNCGIRLLAYGSAGSGKSEFAKRLAKECDKKLLSYKMSDLLSMFVGGSEKNIARAFKKAKQKEAILHIDEIDSIGYNREGATHTWERTLVNELLTQMENYDGVFIATSNHLDCLDRAILRRFDSKIEFRPLSPHNLKKAFRMYAEYLGLECDFGDSSVDSSAVDSSVKSSAKSSDFASVESHLAKLDNICFGDFALIAREARFAPLKSAQDLLSKLQAESKIKESGRGSTKVGF, encoded by the coding sequence ATGACAGAACAACAACTTTGGTCAATGCGACAAAGAGAAAAAAATCAAAAACAAATCTACGCTAGAAAAGAAGCGATAGCGAGGGAAGCAAAGAGGGAAGCAAAAGAGATTGATTTGAAAAAAAATCCACCCAAAGTATACATATCTAAAAAAGAGCACTGGAAAAACCACAATGCAAAAGTCGCTACCCTCACTCTAGCTAGCAATTTTGGACGCTCTTTTGTCGATAGATATGACTTTGAAAACCTCTTTGAAAACAACATAAAAGAGATAAAGCTCATAAGCACTTCAGAAGCAGTTAGACTTCTTAAGCCCTATTATACGCAGTTTTGCTACCCTGCTTTTGTAAAAGATAATTTTGAGCTTTTGCAAAGTATAGGGCTTTCGCGTGCGGAGTGCGACACTCTTGCATATATTTCTGTCTTATATGGTAGGGCTAAAGCCTTTGATGAGGATAAGATAAATCTATCTATGCACGCGCAACTTATATCGCGTATCTTTGGATATAGGAGTGCTGTGATAAAAGATATATTGCAAATAGATAGCAAGCTATCAAAAACAGGTTTTGTAAATATATCCTCTAATCTTGGGAGTGGTTTTTCTAGTGATATGTTGGATTTGGTATTTGGTGTGCCACTATCGGTAAATACGCTTATCAAAAAGATTGGCTACAAGCAATCTCCTAGCGCACTTAAGCTAGATGATTTTTCTTATATGCGCCAAAAAGTAGATATGCTACTTCACTATGCCAAATGCAGTAAAAACGGCTCTATACTTCTATATGGCAAAGCAGGTGTAGGCAAAAGTGAGCTAGTAAGTGTCATAGCAAAAGAGCTGGGCAAAGAAATGATATGTGTCAAAAATATCATCATCAATGATGAGGAGCGCAAAGGAGCAAAAGCAGAAAAACGAATGAGTGCATTTGCGCTAATGCAGCATACCCTAAGCAGTGATAAGCATATCGTGCTATATGATGAATGCGAGGATACGATATGCTATAATGCACTAGAGCGCAAAGCAGGTATAAATACAATGCTAGAAAACACAAAGTTAGTAAACTTTTTTGTGTCAAATTCCAATCAAATGGACCCCGCGTTTTTGCGTAGATTTGACATCGTGTGTGAGATAAAGCCCCCACCCAAACACAAAAAAATCTCACTCATACAATCGCTGCTAGATAAGCGCAAAATCACACTTGATACCCCTCTACTAGAAGCAGTAGCGACAAATCAATACCTAACTCAAGGCAATCTCATAAAAAGCGCGAATGTGGCTAGTAAGTTTGCCAAAAAAGATGTGCAAAAAATATTTATCAAGTGCATAAACGAAACTCTGCGTGCCAAAAATGTAGCCCCCATAAAGCCCAAAAAGCCTAAAGAATCCAAAGAAGCAAAAGAGTCTGGCAAAATGCCTTATAGTATGGAGCTGATAGAATGTAGCACGGACATAGTGTGCTTAAGCCAAAATATCAAAGCCCTTTGTGAGAAGCCCAAATGCAAAAGCCCACTAGCCCTAGCCAAAAAAGCTGCAAAAAAGGAGGGCAGAGAATTTGATAGGGATTTTTTGCTCGACTTTAGTGGCAAGGCACAAGTAGTGCCAAAATCTAGCAAAAACTGCGGAATAAGACTGCTTGCTTATGGTAGTGCTGGCAGTGGTAAAAGCGAGTTTGCAAAAAGACTAGCAAAAGAGTGCGATAAAAAGCTACTAAGCTACAAGATGAGTGATTTGCTATCTATGTTTGTGGGGGGAAGTGAAAAAAACATAGCACGAGCATTTAAAAAAGCTAAGCAAAAAGAGGCGATATTACATATCGATGAAATCGATAGCATAGGCTACAATAGAGAGGGAGCAACCCACACTTGGGAGCGCACTCTAGTCAATGAGCTACTTACGCAAATGGAGAATTATGATGGTGTATTTATCGCTACTAGCAATCATTTGGATTGCCTTGATAGAGCGATTTTGAGGAGGTTTGATAGCAAGATAGAGTTTCGCCCACTAAGCCCGCACAATCTAAAAAAGGCTTTTAGAATGTATGCGGAGTATTTGGGGTTAGAGTGTGATTTTGGGGATTCTAGCGTGGATTCTAGTGCGGTGGATTCTAGCGTGAAAAGTAGTGCGAAATCTAGTGATTTTGCAAGTGTAGAATCTCATCTTGCTAAGCTAGATAATATCTGCTTTGGGGATTTCGCACTTATCGCTAGGGAGGCGAGATTTGCCCCGCTAAAATCCGCACAAGATTTGCTCTCAAAACTACAAGCAGAATCAAAAATCAAAGAGAGCGGCAGAGGTAGCACAAAAGTAGGGTTTTAA
- the rho gene encoding transcription termination factor Rho, giving the protein MATKSHSNSTSTHARANNSDSNHQNNQNRTQKHIPAEVYKLEELSQKPISQLVSIAQGLQVENPQEFKRADLMFEILKAQVSQGGYLLFTGVLEITQEGYGFLRAVDEAFTDSKNNTYVSQTQIYRFALRNGDIVTGQVRLPREQEKYYALLKIEAVNYKPLDEMKNRPLFDNLTPLFPTQQLRLEYNPSKVTGRMLDLFSPIGKGQRALIVAPPRTGKTELMKELAHGISANHPEVELMVLLVDERPEEVTDMQRSVKGSVYSSTFDLPSANHIRVAELVLERAKREVENGKDVVILLDSITRLARAYNTVTPASGKILSGGVDANALHKPKRFFGAARNIEQGGSLTIIATALIETGSKMDEVIFEEFKGTGNSEIVLARSISERRIYPAFDILKSGTRKDDLLLSKENLTKIWMLRNVMSQMDDVEALSFIYAKMQSTKDNEEFLNKMNEKE; this is encoded by the coding sequence ATGGCTACCAAATCCCACTCAAACTCCACCTCTACCCACGCACGCGCAAATAATAGCGACTCAAACCACCAAAACAACCAAAATCGCACCCAAAAACATATCCCCGCAGAAGTCTATAAGCTAGAAGAGCTAAGCCAAAAGCCCATTTCACAGCTTGTATCTATCGCGCAAGGACTACAAGTAGAAAATCCACAAGAATTCAAACGCGCGGACTTGATGTTTGAAATCCTAAAAGCTCAAGTTTCACAAGGTGGATACTTGCTTTTCACAGGAGTTTTAGAGATTACTCAAGAGGGATATGGATTTTTGCGCGCGGTTGATGAGGCATTTACTGATAGCAAAAACAACACCTATGTAAGCCAAACACAAATCTATCGCTTTGCTCTGCGAAATGGCGACATTGTTACAGGGCAAGTGCGCTTGCCTAGAGAGCAAGAAAAATACTACGCCTTACTAAAAATAGAAGCGGTGAATTATAAACCGCTAGATGAGATGAAAAACCGCCCACTTTTTGACAATCTAACCCCACTTTTCCCTACGCAACAATTACGACTAGAATACAATCCTAGCAAGGTTACAGGCCGTATGCTTGATTTGTTTAGCCCCATAGGCAAGGGACAAAGAGCTCTCATAGTCGCCCCTCCACGCACGGGCAAAACCGAGCTTATGAAAGAGCTAGCACACGGCATAAGTGCCAATCATCCCGAAGTAGAGCTAATGGTGCTACTTGTCGATGAACGACCAGAGGAAGTAACTGATATGCAGCGAAGTGTCAAAGGTAGCGTGTATAGCTCGACATTTGACCTCCCAAGCGCAAATCATATCCGCGTAGCCGAGCTCGTCCTAGAGAGGGCAAAGCGTGAAGTCGAAAACGGCAAAGATGTCGTGATATTGTTAGATTCTATCACAAGGCTTGCTCGCGCTTATAACACCGTAACCCCAGCAAGTGGCAAAATCCTAAGTGGTGGTGTCGATGCAAACGCACTTCATAAGCCAAAGAGGTTTTTTGGTGCGGCTAGAAATATTGAGCAAGGCGGTAGCCTAACTATCATCGCCACAGCACTCATAGAGACAGGAAGCAAAATGGACGAAGTCATATTTGAGGAGTTCAAAGGCACAGGAAATAGCGAAATCGTGCTAGCCCGTTCCATATCAGAGCGCAGAATCTACCCCGCCTTTGACATACTAAAATCAGGCACGCGCAAAGATGACTTGCTCCTAAGCAAAGAAAATCTCACAAAAATATGGATGCTACGAAATGTGATGAGCCAAATGGACGATGTCGAGGCACTATCATTTATCTATGCCAAAATGCAATCCACCAAGGACAATGAAGAGTTTTTAAACAAAATGAATGAAAAGGAGTAG
- a CDS encoding histidinol-phosphatase, which translates to MRIDLHNHTTRCNHASGSTLEFASKACELGIDIYGFACHAPMKFDEEYRMRLDEIDEYINEIASLRENMQAQKSVQNPKMQILVGLEVDFILDREDLLESRVLSAPLDYLIGSVHFLDDWGFDNPAFLAEYAKKDLESCWVKYFQSVAKMAQSRLFQIVGHIDLLKVFGYAMPHSSACAYELECALKSIKEANMSIELNAAGLRKQIGEIYPSKEILQKAYALGIPITFGSDAHALNQVGFGYDKCVELAREVGYDKCVYYKQKQAIEVDF; encoded by the coding sequence ATGCGCATAGATTTACACAACCACACCACAAGGTGCAACCACGCAAGCGGTAGCACACTAGAATTTGCTAGCAAGGCTTGTGAGCTTGGGATTGATATTTATGGATTTGCTTGCCACGCACCGATGAAGTTTGATGAAGAATATCGAATGAGGCTTGATGAGATAGATGAATATATAAATGAGATTGCTTCTTTGCGCGAAAATATGCAGGCTCAAAAAAGCGTGCAAAATCCAAAAATGCAGATTTTGGTAGGGCTAGAGGTGGATTTTATACTTGATAGGGAGGACTTGCTAGAATCACGAGTATTGAGTGCGCCACTAGATTACCTCATAGGCTCGGTGCATTTTTTAGATGATTGGGGGTTTGACAATCCCGCATTTTTGGCAGAGTATGCTAAGAAAGATTTAGAATCTTGCTGGGTAAAATATTTTCAAAGTGTTGCAAAAATGGCACAATCTAGGCTGTTTCAAATCGTGGGGCATATCGACTTGCTAAAAGTATTTGGCTATGCTATGCCACACTCTAGCGCGTGTGCTTATGAGCTAGAGTGCGCGCTAAAGTCCATAAAAGAAGCAAATATGTCCATCGAGCTAAATGCAGCGGGCTTGCGTAAGCAAATCGGCGAAATCTATCCTAGCAAAGAGATTTTGCAAAAAGCCTACGCGCTAGGGATTCCTATAACTTTCGGTAGCGATGCGCACGCACTTAATCAAGTGGGATTTGGCTATGATAAATGTGTAGAATTAGCACGCGAAGTAGGCTATGATAAGTGTGTGTATTACAAACAAAAGCAAGCAATAGAAGTTGATTTTTGA
- a CDS encoding nicotinate-nicotinamide nucleotide adenylyltransferase, translating into MKATKALVATKNQASPTTPDSIATDKVAIFGGSFDPPHLAHFEIILWLSKIFGQVIVIPAYQNPLKTPTTIPLQTRLQWCKKMCENIDNVIISDIEARNNRVMFACELARHFYVEYFGEKLLSNKQKSQNFTPPLYFVIGEDCLADLYKWKNIDELSSLVDFVVLKRGGEQKSSPKKISQSKSIKAKKSNQKNFSNPNQNNVDFVKLHYVDFCPNALLDFKLNSGDISSTFLRKSLKQNLNNQNNNEKILQALPKNLRDEVLAFFAKTSLQF; encoded by the coding sequence ATGAAAGCCACTAAAGCCCTTGTAGCTACCAAAAATCAAGCAAGCCCCACCACGCCAGATAGCATAGCCACAGACAAAGTTGCTATATTTGGTGGTAGCTTTGACCCACCACATTTGGCACATTTTGAGATTATTTTGTGGCTTAGTAAGATTTTTGGGCAAGTTATCGTTATCCCCGCGTATCAAAATCCGCTAAAAACCCCCACTACTATCCCACTGCAAACGCGCTTGCAGTGGTGCAAAAAAATGTGTGAAAATATAGATAATGTTATCATAAGCGATATAGAAGCTCGAAATAATCGCGTAATGTTTGCCTGTGAGCTAGCAAGGCATTTTTATGTAGAATATTTTGGCGAGAAACTTTTAAGCAATAAGCAAAAATCACAAAATTTCACTCCCCCGCTGTATTTTGTCATAGGGGAGGATTGCCTAGCAGATTTATACAAATGGAAAAATATAGATGAGCTAAGTAGCTTAGTAGATTTTGTCGTGCTTAAAAGAGGTGGCGAACAAAAATCTAGCCCAAAAAAAATTAGTCAAAGTAAATCTATAAAAGCAAAAAAATCTAACCAAAAAAACTTTAGCAATCCAAACCAAAATAATGTAGATTTTGTAAAACTTCACTATGTAGATTTTTGTCCAAATGCGCTACTAGATTTTAAGCTAAATAGTGGCGATATAAGCTCGACTTTTTTGCGAAAATCTCTAAAGCAAAATCTAAATAACCAAAATAATAATGAAAAAATACTGCAAGCCCTGCCTAAAAATCTGCGTGATGAGGTGTTGGCATTTTTTGCCAAAACTTCGCTACAATTTTAA
- a CDS encoding phosphotransferase, whose protein sequence is MVEWLQTQDIAFTPLDLAHSKEIGTLLVYTETNPQNLTRPFNKIEFRDNLAIKTALDSQGRAIAQKECAWYEFVQSLGFTQIPQIYSLSPLTMKKIKGKNIYEYECLLKSQKKEILAKIIDSLKSLHNLVPKIHANDADSHETYIAKTFDRLALVESLIPFARDEFIKINGRYYKNALFDKDKITRLATSHFPREFALIHGDPTFSNILFDSFNMQVVLIDPRGYFGETRFFGDSDYDFAKLYYSLCGGYDQFNRKKFTLLIGEREVELAIKSSGWSDMSEEFFDLLPSVSKEKIKLLHALIWLSLTAYAWEDYDSICAAFYYGTMLLEGFL, encoded by the coding sequence TTGGTTGAGTGGCTTCAAACCCAAGACATAGCCTTTACGCCACTAGATTTGGCACATAGCAAGGAAATCGGCACGCTTTTAGTCTATACCGAGACAAACCCGCAAAATCTAACCCGCCCTTTTAATAAAATCGAGTTTAGGGACAATCTCGCCATAAAAACCGCGCTAGATTCGCAAGGCAGAGCGATAGCCCAAAAAGAGTGCGCGTGGTATGAATTCGTCCAAAGTCTAGGATTTACGCAAATTCCGCAAATCTACTCGCTCTCCCCGCTTACGATGAAAAAAATCAAAGGCAAAAATATCTATGAATACGAGTGCCTACTCAAAAGCCAGAAAAAAGAGATTTTGGCAAAAATCATCGATTCGCTAAAATCCTTACACAATCTCGTGCCCAAAATCCACGCAAATGACGCGGATTCACACGAAACCTATATCGCCAAAACCTTTGATAGACTTGCACTTGTGGAGAGCCTAATCCCCTTTGCCCGTGATGAGTTTATCAAAATCAACGGCAGATATTACAAAAACGCGCTTTTTGACAAGGACAAAATCACGCGCCTAGCGACTTCGCACTTTCCACGCGAATTTGCCCTGATACACGGCGACCCGACATTTTCAAACATACTCTTTGATAGCTTTAATATGCAGGTGGTGCTTATCGACCCGCGCGGATACTTCGGGGAAACGCGCTTTTTTGGCGATAGCGACTATGACTTTGCCAAACTTTACTACTCGCTGTGCGGGGGTTATGACCAATTTAATCGCAAGAAATTTACGCTTTTAATCGGTGAGCGTGAGGTAGAACTCGCCATAAAATCTAGCGGGTGGAGCGATATGAGCGAGGAATTTTTCGACTTACTACCAAGTGTTAGCAAAGAGAAAATCAAGCTACTTCACGCACTGATTTGGCTATCTCTAACGGCTTACGCGTGGGAGGATTATGATAGCATTTGCGCGGCATTCTATTACGGCACAATGCTTTTGGAGGGATTTTTATGA